The Paludibacter jiangxiensis DNA segment ACAAAACATTAGCAATTTATAGATTATCAATCTGCATTTGGGGCTAACGACAAGTTTTATTTCAGGTCATTTTAGGCCATGACAGCAATAAACATTAGCAAATTTGACACTTACGACATAACTTTGCATTATCCAAAACCCAAAGACTACATAAGCATAACTTTTAAATCTGTATTACACTATGCAATCAAGAAATCTGAATTTAGCGACAACCCTGTTAATCACCGTTTTTGCTGCCATTGCAATCTCGTGTTCGTCGCCCGGTAGCTCCGTCATCAGCAAATTCAACAAGAAGATTGGCTCTGAAGCGATCAAAAAAGAGTTACAGAAAACTGACATTATTTACACATGGAACAATGTAAATATTGAAAAAGAGGCTGAATTAAAGGCTATTGTGGATGATTTCATGAAAGTTGCACCATCACAGACACAACCATTAACGCCGTATTATAACTCACAAGGTCAGATGGTTCCCGGAAAGTCCCTGAAATACTGGGTATATGAAACGGCCAAGTTAGGCGTTGAACTCAACTGTATTATAACCGGCAAAACCATGACCGTCGAAGTCCGGGTAACAAAAAAAATCGGTGCTCAATAAACATATTGGTTCTACAATCAGATATTATTTATGAAGTTACGCGATCGACTCTTCTTCCTTCTTGTTTTCTTTAGTCTTACATTTGCAACGGCGTTTGCGCAAATAAGCCATCGTAATATTCTGGTTCCTTTCGAAACTGGAATCAACACCCAACTTATACCTGTTGATGAATGGAAACCGTTTCCTCAAAATGCAGCAGAATGGAGAAATCTAATTCCCTCCGAAACGCAAAAAAACCTGATAAAAAAAGGAGAAGCTGCATTAAAAAAAGAGTTTCGGGCAATTCCGGCGACAGTCACGCTCGAATTCAAACGTAATGGGAACCGCACCGACTACGAGGACATTTCTTTCGACAAACGTTACATGCTGTGGGATATGGTTCTGGCAGAAGCAATTGAAGGGAACGGTCGCTTTACCGACCACATCATTGATGGCATCTGGTCGGTATGCGAAGAATCATTTTGGGGAATCAACGCACACATCGGAATGCAAAAAGCCGGAACAGGGTTGCCGGATGTGCAGGAACCGGTTGTCGATTTGTTTGCTGCCGAAACTGCTGCTATTCTTTCATGGACAGACTATCTTCTCGGTCCTTCGCTCGACCGACAATCGAAGCTTATCCGTCAACGCATCCGTTACGAAATTGACCGTCGTGTATTAACTCCCATGATTTCGGCACGCTACGGCTACCTTGGAGGTGGCAATCCGGAAGAAAAACTAAGCAACTGGGCACCTTGGGTAGCATCCAATTATCTTACGGCCAACCTGCTTCTCGAAAAAGATCCACAACGCCGCGTCGACGGTGTGACCAGATCTATGAAAATCATCAATCAATATATCAACGGATTGGGTAATGACGGCAGCACAGAAGAAGGCCCGCACTATTGGTTTGCTTCGGGAGCTTGTGTATTCGACGCACTTGCTCTGCTAAAAGATGCCACAGGAGGCAGTCTGGATCTTTTTCAAAACGAGTTTATCAAACAAATCGGAGCCTATATTTGCAAGATGCACATAGCCGGCAACTATTTTATCAATGTGGCGGATGCCGCACCTGCACTAAAAGCCGACGGATTGCTTCTCTATCGTTTTGGGACGGCTACCGGCGACGATTATCTTAAAAGTTTCGGGGCTATGGCTTACCGCGAATCGTTGCACGACACACTACCCCATGAACAATTCTACCGCACACGCCAGCTCTACAATCTGAAAGCGATTAGCGATTGTGAAAAATTCACCGGCTCGGTCAATGATATACCCGATGTTTGGCTGCCCGACGTTCAACTGATGTCTTCCCGTTCTGCAAAAGGATTATTTGTCGCTGCTCACGGGGGCGACAACGGCGAAAGTCACAACCATAACGACGTGGGCGATTTCATGGTGTATGCCGGTGGTTATCCGCTGATTATTGACGTGGGAAGAGGCACTTATACCGCGCGTACTTTTTCCAAAAACCGTTACGACATTTGGTTCAACACATCAGCATACCACAACCTTCCTCTGATCAACGGTTACCAGCAGGCAGAAGGGCGTGAATTTGCTGCCTCTGGGGTAAAATACAACCACAAAGGCAACATCTCGCAACTTACGCTCGACATCGCTAAAGCGTATCCGCGGGAAGCAGGCATCCAGTCGTGGACAAGAACTGTTGAAATGAACAAAAAACAAGGCATTACCATTCGGGATAGTTATCGGGCTTCAGCTCCTTTAAAAAGTTTGTCGCAAACTTTCATGACCATTTGCGAAACCGACCTGTCGACACCCGGACAGATACGCTTTATCCTTCCAGATAAAAAAATTGCCACCTTATCATTCAATGCGGCAATATGGAAGGCTTCCATTGAAAAGGCACAGAAAGGGATTCCGGAAGAGAAAGGTCTTGCTGCTTCATGGGACGGAAAATCCATTTACCGGATTATTCTCACTGCAATTGCACCCAATACGCAAGGCACATTACAATATAAAATTACATTCTGACCAAGCCCAAAAAGTAGACAAACAGTAAGGCAAATCAAACATTTTAAGAAATTCCATCGGAAGGACGCATGTCATGCCTTCCGGTGGAATTTTTCGTTTAAATAGACATTGATATCGGCTCAGTTTTTCCGGGCTTAACCATTGATTTTTATTTCTGCTTATTTTTGCTCTAAAACCGGAGAAGCCAAATAGCAAATTGAGAAAATTCTATTCTCTTTACAATGTCAAAACCTTCATATTATGGATTAAAAACGACAAAATGAAAATCAAAACAACTTCGCTGTAATAATTTGGCAAATAAGAGAGTACATTTGTATAAATTTAGATTAAATCATTCTTCTTTTAACAACAAAAAAAAGCTTTATTACTTGTAGCCCAAACACATAATCGCAAGAGAAACCATTCAATATATTTGCTTTATACTATCAACTGAAGGAGGAAAACACATGGACACCCTGATTATTAAAGATGAAGTGCTTCCAAATCTCATTTTCACGGAAGTAAAGGCTGACATTGCTTCATTAAAGCAACAATACAATAAAACTCCCGGCATTGCTTTCATCGGTTTCGGAGATGTTCCTCTGGCTAAATATGTAATTCCTCTGCATGTAAAAGCTGCCCAGGATGCAGGTTTTCGTGTAGTAACCCAAATAAAACCGGACGAGATAACAGAAGAGGAGCTTTTTGATGCCATTGACAAATTGAATGCCAATCCGGAAATTGACGCGATTCTTGTATTGCAACCACTGCCACTCCACCTAAATCCACTGCGGGTCATCAACAGGGTAAATCCCGACAAAGAAGTGGAAGGATTTCATCCCTTAAACATGATGGCGACTCTTATGCCCGATGCTTTGGACAACAAATATACCATGTGTCTTCCGGGTGCACTGGAAGCTATCCTGCAAAACAATCAAATAGCTTTGCCAAAAGATGCGGAATGGGTTTTGTTATTGGATAACGAGTTCATTGAAAACCCGCTTGTAAGGATGGTTGCACGCACGGCAATACTCAAATCACTACCGGCTGACAGCTCCGTTACTTTTGTGAATAAAAACTCTGCCCACCTGATTGAACACTGCAAACGAGCCGACGTTTTGGTTGTGGTCACCAAATCACCCGAATACGTTCGGACAGAATGGCTTAAACCCGGAGTATTTATCATCGACATCTATTCAAATCTGGTCAACGAAGTTCCTTCAAAAAAAGATCCGTCCCATTTCATTCCGGTTATCCGGGGCGGCGTAAATGTTGAGTCGATAAAAGGAATTGCCTCCGGAATCATTCCCATTCCGGGAGGATTAATGACCGTAGTATTAGGCATATTGTTGAAAAACGCTACTATCTCGTTCCGTAACAGACTCCAATCGCAGCAATGAGTTGTAGTCTCCTTTTGCTCTTGCAGTACATCACCACTACACATTATCACAATGTATTCATTACCTATAAATTACAAAGAAAGACCCATTGTAATTGTCGGCGCAGGAACACTGGGAATGCGCATTGCCTTGATGATGGCTACTCAGGGAGGAGAAATCAGACTGGTGGATAATTCTGCAGAACAACGGTGTAACGCAAAGACCTTTATTGAGGAACATCTTCCGGATTTACTGGAAAAATCTCAGGAAGGAAGTAAAGGCACAATTATCTTATCTGACACGATTGACACAGCGGTGAAAGATGCCTGGATTGTTTTTGAAGCAATACCTGAACAACTCGATCTTAAAATCAAGCTATTCGGGATGCTCGATAAGCTTACTGCTCCGGATGCAATTCTGGCCAGCAATTCATCTTCTTTTCCAAGTAGCCAGTTTATTTCAGAGGTAAGCGAATCTGGTCGCACAAGAGTGGTGAATACCCACTTTTATATGCCTCCATTGCAAAAGGTGGTCGAAATTATGAGTTGTGGCGTTACAGATCCGAACATTATAATCACCTTAATGAAACTCTTACCTCACTACGGGGGATTGGTTCCGTTTCATGTACAAAAAGAGAGCGTGGGATTCATCTTCAACCGGGTGTGGGCCGCAATCAAACGTGAATGTCTGGAAGTTGTGGCCAGCGGAGTCTCAACACCCGAAGATGTCGACCGCATCTTTTACGTAAATACCGGCGTTGACATCGGGCCATTTCGCGAAATGGATCGAATTGGTCTGGATGTGGTGCTTCAAATCGAAGAACATTATGCTGCTCTCAATCCTGCTTTGCCTACTGGTCCGCGTGAATTGCTTAAAAAATATATTGCGGAAGGCAAACTGGGAGTCAAGAGCGGTTGTGGATTTTATGCTTACGACAAGCCTCAATCATGAAACCAGTCAAATACACTCATTTAAATTTTTAAAAGCAAACAGCTCTTTGTCATTCATTTGACCCACGCGTATTTCTTTCCGTTCGGTTATTTCTCATCAACTTTTATCCGATTTCACAATGATTAAGCACAACTTTTATCTCATTCTGTGCATAGCCGGAATGTTTATGGCAGGATGCACAACTAAAACAGACGTTGCATTCATCGATCAGACGGATGCGTCTTCCATCACTGCGCTCGATGTAGCCAATAAGTACATCGTGGTATTCAAAGAGAAGGTCAACCTGCAAGCTGCAGATTTTCCCACTCGTAATGCCAGTGTAAAAGCAAAAGCCTACGGACTCCTCAAGAAATACGGAATTTCAGGCGACATTGAAGAAGTGTACGAATCCTCCATCAACGGATTCGCCGTAAAAATGGCTCCCGGACAGGCAAAGAAAATGGAAATCGACTCACTCGTAAAATGGGTGGAAGCAGATAAAATCATTGCACTTTCACCCATAGAAATGCAAGGAAAACCTGGCGGAGGAGGCACAAACCAACCGCCACAACAAACGCCATGGGGAATTACACGCGTTGGTGGAGGAATCAATGCCACAATTTCAGGGACTGCCTGGATAATTGACACAGGCATTGATTTCACCCATCCCGATCTGAACGTCGATCAAACCAGATCTCGCGCATTTCTGAGCAAATCGGCCTCCGCTGCCGACGAAAACGGTCACGGAACTCATGTTTCGGGTATTGTGGCAGCAAAAAACAACACCATCGGAGTGGTTGGAGTAGCTCCCGGAGCCACACTGGTATCTGTCAGAGTACTGAACAAAAGCGGTAGCGGAACAACTTCCGGTGTAATTGCAGGAGTAAACTATGTTGGTGCAAATGGCAAAGGCGGCGATGTGGCCAATATGAGTCTGGGAGGAGGGGTATCAACCTCATTAGACGCAGCTGTAATAGGAGCTTCTTCCGCAGTGAAATTTGTTCTTGCAGCTGGTAATGAGTCGGACGATGCCATCAATCACTCGCCGGCACGGGTCGAAGGTTCAAACATCTATACCATTTCAGCCATGGATAAAACCGATACCTGGCCCTATTTTTCCAACTATGGATCGGTGGTAGATTTTTGTGCTCCAGGCGTTGCTATTTATTCCACTTATAAAGGAAGTTCTTATGCAACACTTTCAGGTACTTCAATGGCAACTCCGCATGTCACCGGTCTTCTGTTATTGGGAGAAATTAAAACTGATGGTACAGTCATCGGTGATCCGGACGGACATCCGGATCCGATAGCTCATCATTAAATAGACAAGTCCCGGAAAATTGAAGTGAACCCCAAAGTTTGGACAAAAAACTTTGGGGTTTATTTATGAATAAAAAACAATCCTTATCTGGCTTAGCGACACTTGAAAATCAAGCACCTTTCTTTAGCTAAGCTTATAAATGCGTACTCCCTGTAAAAACATGTAGTATATTTGCAGGCCCTTTTTCAACAAATCAACGTTCAAAACCCGAAACATCATCTGATGACAACTTATAAAATAGACCCCGTCATTAAAACAATTCCAGAAAAGAAGCTGATCGGCATACATAGATCAATGACACTGAGCAACGATACAACATTTGAATTATGGCGATCATTAATGCCCCGAAGAAAAGAAATTTCAAATGCTCTGAATCCGGATCTGATTTCGATGCAGCTATTCGGCAAGCCTCTGATTGACGGATCATTTACACAGGAGACTCCGTTTGAAAAATGGGCTGCGATTGAAGTTACCGATTTTGAAAATATTCCGGTTGGCATGGATTCCTATATCGTACCTCCCGGCCTCTACGCCTGCTTTGCATATAAAGGAGCTGCCAATGAAGCACAACCTACAATACAATATATTTACCAAGAATGGCTTCCCGCGTCAGGATATAAACCGGACAACCGCCCCCACATCACCGTCATGGGAGACAAATACAAAGGGAATGACCCCGATTCGGAAGAAGAATTCAGAATACCCATTGTGCTGTAAAAAAAACGGGAGAATGTTATCACTCTCCCGTTTCTGTTCATATCACTTATTCCCAGTTTAGGATCACTTTTCCGCACTCGCCTTTTTCCATCACATCAAAACCTTTCTGGAAATCATTGACTGAAAAACGGTGGGTAATAATCGGAGTCAGGTCGATGCCGGTAATCAGCATCTGCTCCATCTGGTACCAGGTTTCCCACATCTCGCGCCCATAAATACCTTTCAATGTCAACGCTTTGAAGATAATCTTATTCCAGTCGGCTGCGGTGGAATTAGGCAGAATTCCGAGCAACGCAATCTTCGAACCGTTATACATATTATTGACCATACTCTTGAAAGCTGCCGGTGATCCTGACATCTCCAGTCCGATATCGAACCCGTGCATCTTCAGGTCTTTCACAGCCTGCTCAATGGTTTCTCCCTGAGAGAGATTGACAGTCAGCGTGGCACCCATTTTCTTCGCAATCTTAAGGCGGTATTCACTCAAATCACTCACCACGATATTGCGGGCGCCGGCAAAACGGCAAATAGCTGTAGCCATCGAACCGATCAGCCCTGCGCCGGTAATCAGTACGTCTTCTCCCAACAAGGGGAACGACAGGGCCGTATGTGTGGCGTTACCGAACGGATCCATGATGGCTGCCATATCGTCGGTAATACGGTGATCGAGTTTTACCACATTTTGAGCCGGAAGCGAAAGATATTCAGCAAAAGCGCCGTCGCGATTTACTCCCACTCCAATGGTATTTTCGCACACATGCAGTTTGCCCCGGCGGCAGTTACGGCAATGTCCGCAGGCAATATGTCCTTCGCCGGTCACCCGGTCGCCGATCTGGATATTACGCACCCCGCGCCCCTTATCGACCACCTCGCCCACATATTCGTGTCCAATGGTCATCGGGGTTTTGATGGTTTGCTGCGACCATTCGTCCCATTTGTAGATATGCAGATCAGTTCCGCATATAGCCGTTTTCTTTATTTTTATCAGCACGTCGTTAATACCCACGTGCGGCATGGGAATATCTTCCATCCAGATTCCCTTTTCGGGATGAAGTTTTACTAAAGCCTTCATGTATTTACGATTTAGTCATTTACGATTTACAATTGGAATCTGAAATTTCAAGATCTCTGATTTCAAATTCAGCCTCTCTGAGTTTCTGTTCAAGATTGCAGATTCCATTTTCAAATTTCCACATTCTCAAATTTTCAAATTAAATTCTCAAATTACCTTCAGTTCTTTTCCTATCTTGGTGAACGCAGCGATTGCTTTGTCTAAGTGTTCGGTTTTGTGCGCAGCCGACACCTGTACGCGGATGCGAGCCTGACCCTGAGGCACAACAGGATAATAGAATCCGGTTACATAAATGCCTTCCTCAAGCATTTTGGCTGCAAACTCCTGCGACAAGCGGGCATCGTACAACATCACCGCACAAATGGCCGATTCGGTCGGCTTGATATCGAAGCCGGCAGCTTTCATGCGCGACACGAAATAGTCGGTATTGGCATGCAACTTATCCTGCAATTCGTTGGTTTCGTCCATTATCTCAAACATTTTGATGCCTGCCGCAGCTACTGAAGGCGGCAGCGAATTGGAGAAGAGATACGGCCGCGAGCGTTGACGCAACAGATCGATAATCTCTTTTTTGCCGGTTGTAAAGCCACCGATAGCACCACCGAAAGCTTTTCCGAGCGTACCGGTAATGATTTCCACCTTACCGCGCAGATCAAACCGTTCAGTTACTCCTCTGCCTGTTTTACCGACCACGCCAGCAGAGTGCGACTCGTCCACCATCACCATGGCATCGTACCTGTTTGCCAGTTCGTAGATTTTATCCAACGGAGCCACGTTGCCATCCATAGAGAAAACGCCGTCGGTAACCACCAAACGAAAACGACACGATTGCGCTGCCTGTAACTGTTTTTCAAGATCGGCCATATCGGCATTTGCATAACGGAAACGCTGCGCTTTACACAAACGTACTCCGTCGATAATGGAAGCATGATTCAGAGAATCGGAGATGATTGCATCTTCTTCGCCCAGCAGAGGTTCAAACACGCCGCCGTTGGCATCGAAGCAGGCTGCATACAAAATAGTATCTTCCGTACCGAAGAACTGAGCAATCTTCGCTTCGAGGGCTTTATGAGTATCCTGCGTGCCGCAAATAAAACGAACAGAGGCCATTCCGTAACCTCTGGCATCAAAAGCCTGCTTTGCCGCCTCAATCAATTGCGGATTGTTAGCCAACCCTAAGTAATTGTTAGCACAAAAGTTGAGCACTTTATGCCCATTCACCTCTATTTCAGCTCCCTGAGCCGATTTAATAATTCTTTCATTTTTATACAACCCGGCCGATTGTATGGCAGAAAGTTCGCTCTGAAGATGTTGTTGAAATTTAGAATACATTATATTTCAATATTTTATAGTTTGAGATCAAGATCCGTTGACTTGGACAAATTTACAATTTAATATATATGGTTGTTCTGCAATTGCTCACTTTTTAAGACAAATCTTGCATTTTTCATTCCTCTAAAAGGATAATAAGGTTCGATTATTTGCTCAATTATAAAATAAAAACAGGCACAGGAAAAATATTTATCGTTTTTCTTGGTGGATTTATAATAAATTCCTACTTTTGCACCCGAAAACATAACGATTTTGTTGATGACACAATATTTCTCATATTACTTTTTTTACTTTTACTTTTTTAGCCAAAGTAAGAGCGGGAGTTTGTGTCTTAACCATAAGTAATCAATTTTAAGGTTGTTCAAAAATCCCGCTCACACAGCGGGATTTTTTTTTAATTATAACTCATATGGTAAAAGTAGCTATTCAAGGGATTGCAGGTTCGTTTCACGACATTGCCGCACAATGTTATTTCGGTAAAGAAAACATCGAGTTGGTACCCTGCACCAC contains these protein-coding regions:
- a CDS encoding tetrahydrofolate dehydrogenase/cyclohydrolase catalytic domain-containing protein, yielding MDTLIIKDEVLPNLIFTEVKADIASLKQQYNKTPGIAFIGFGDVPLAKYVIPLHVKAAQDAGFRVVTQIKPDEITEEELFDAIDKLNANPEIDAILVLQPLPLHLNPLRVINRVNPDKEVEGFHPLNMMATLMPDALDNKYTMCLPGALEAILQNNQIALPKDAEWVLLLDNEFIENPLVRMVARTAILKSLPADSSVTFVNKNSAHLIEHCKRADVLVVVTKSPEYVRTEWLKPGVFIIDIYSNLVNEVPSKKDPSHFIPVIRGGVNVESIKGIASGIIPIPGGLMTVVLGILLKNATISFRNRLQSQQ
- a CDS encoding GyrI-like domain-containing protein — encoded protein: MTTYKIDPVIKTIPEKKLIGIHRSMTLSNDTTFELWRSLMPRRKEISNALNPDLISMQLFGKPLIDGSFTQETPFEKWAAIEVTDFENIPVGMDSYIVPPGLYACFAYKGAANEAQPTIQYIYQEWLPASGYKPDNRPHITVMGDKYKGNDPDSEEEFRIPIVL
- a CDS encoding heparinase II/III domain-containing protein — protein: MKLRDRLFFLLVFFSLTFATAFAQISHRNILVPFETGINTQLIPVDEWKPFPQNAAEWRNLIPSETQKNLIKKGEAALKKEFRAIPATVTLEFKRNGNRTDYEDISFDKRYMLWDMVLAEAIEGNGRFTDHIIDGIWSVCEESFWGINAHIGMQKAGTGLPDVQEPVVDLFAAETAAILSWTDYLLGPSLDRQSKLIRQRIRYEIDRRVLTPMISARYGYLGGGNPEEKLSNWAPWVASNYLTANLLLEKDPQRRVDGVTRSMKIINQYINGLGNDGSTEEGPHYWFASGACVFDALALLKDATGGSLDLFQNEFIKQIGAYICKMHIAGNYFINVADAAPALKADGLLLYRFGTATGDDYLKSFGAMAYRESLHDTLPHEQFYRTRQLYNLKAISDCEKFTGSVNDIPDVWLPDVQLMSSRSAKGLFVAAHGGDNGESHNHNDVGDFMVYAGGYPLIIDVGRGTYTARTFSKNRYDIWFNTSAYHNLPLINGYQQAEGREFAASGVKYNHKGNISQLTLDIAKAYPREAGIQSWTRTVEMNKKQGITIRDSYRASAPLKSLSQTFMTICETDLSTPGQIRFILPDKKIATLSFNAAIWKASIEKAQKGIPEEKGLAASWDGKSIYRIILTAIAPNTQGTLQYKITF
- the tdh gene encoding L-threonine 3-dehydrogenase, whose protein sequence is MKALVKLHPEKGIWMEDIPMPHVGINDVLIKIKKTAICGTDLHIYKWDEWSQQTIKTPMTIGHEYVGEVVDKGRGVRNIQIGDRVTGEGHIACGHCRNCRRGKLHVCENTIGVGVNRDGAFAEYLSLPAQNVVKLDHRITDDMAAIMDPFGNATHTALSFPLLGEDVLITGAGLIGSMATAICRFAGARNIVVSDLSEYRLKIAKKMGATLTVNLSQGETIEQAVKDLKMHGFDIGLEMSGSPAAFKSMVNNMYNGSKIALLGILPNSTAADWNKIIFKALTLKGIYGREMWETWYQMEQMLITGIDLTPIITHRFSVNDFQKGFDVMEKGECGKVILNWE
- a CDS encoding 3-hydroxyacyl-CoA dehydrogenase family protein yields the protein MYSLPINYKERPIVIVGAGTLGMRIALMMATQGGEIRLVDNSAEQRCNAKTFIEEHLPDLLEKSQEGSKGTIILSDTIDTAVKDAWIVFEAIPEQLDLKIKLFGMLDKLTAPDAILASNSSSFPSSQFISEVSESGRTRVVNTHFYMPPLQKVVEIMSCGVTDPNIIITLMKLLPHYGGLVPFHVQKESVGFIFNRVWAAIKRECLEVVASGVSTPEDVDRIFYVNTGVDIGPFREMDRIGLDVVLQIEEHYAALNPALPTGPRELLKKYIAEGKLGVKSGCGFYAYDKPQS
- a CDS encoding S8 family peptidase produces the protein MIKHNFYLILCIAGMFMAGCTTKTDVAFIDQTDASSITALDVANKYIVVFKEKVNLQAADFPTRNASVKAKAYGLLKKYGISGDIEEVYESSINGFAVKMAPGQAKKMEIDSLVKWVEADKIIALSPIEMQGKPGGGGTNQPPQQTPWGITRVGGGINATISGTAWIIDTGIDFTHPDLNVDQTRSRAFLSKSASAADENGHGTHVSGIVAAKNNTIGVVGVAPGATLVSVRVLNKSGSGTTSGVIAGVNYVGANGKGGDVANMSLGGGVSTSLDAAVIGASSAVKFVLAAGNESDDAINHSPARVEGSNIYTISAMDKTDTWPYFSNYGSVVDFCAPGVAIYSTYKGSSYATLSGTSMATPHVTGLLLLGEIKTDGTVIGDPDGHPDPIAHH
- the kbl gene encoding glycine C-acetyltransferase; this encodes MYSKFQQHLQSELSAIQSAGLYKNERIIKSAQGAEIEVNGHKVLNFCANNYLGLANNPQLIEAAKQAFDARGYGMASVRFICGTQDTHKALEAKIAQFFGTEDTILYAACFDANGGVFEPLLGEEDAIISDSLNHASIIDGVRLCKAQRFRYANADMADLEKQLQAAQSCRFRLVVTDGVFSMDGNVAPLDKIYELANRYDAMVMVDESHSAGVVGKTGRGVTERFDLRGKVEIITGTLGKAFGGAIGGFTTGKKEIIDLLRQRSRPYLFSNSLPPSVAAAGIKMFEIMDETNELQDKLHANTDYFVSRMKAAGFDIKPTESAICAVMLYDARLSQEFAAKMLEEGIYVTGFYYPVVPQGQARIRVQVSAAHKTEHLDKAIAAFTKIGKELKVI